One Solea senegalensis isolate Sse05_10M linkage group LG13, IFAPA_SoseM_1, whole genome shotgun sequence DNA segment encodes these proteins:
- the ncor1 gene encoding nuclear receptor corepressor 1 isoform X4 has translation MSSSSGYPPSQGSFSSEQSRYPSHSVQYTFSGTRHQQDFAMPDYRTHMQDPQGRRRPSLLSEFHPGTERPPERRHGYEQQYHSISGQPEHEVLEAKRPRMETIAEGHITRTPSSAGGIILPMSHTVQDSLRATVEVKKESQFGVKMESQSSGGPTLHMGEDQDTSPSKLSKEELIQSMDRVDREIAKVEQQIFKLKKKQQQLEEEAAKPMEPEKPVTPPPVEHKHRSIVQIIYDENRKKAEEAHKILEGLGPKVELPLYNQPSDTKVYHDNIKTNQVMRKKLILFFKRRNHARKQREQKICQRYDQLMEAWEKKVERMENNPRRKAKESRTREYYERQFPEIRKQREQQERFHRVGQRGTGLSATIARSEHEISEIIDGLSEQENNEKQMRQLSVIPPMMYDTEQRRVKFINMNGLMDDPMKVYKARQFMNVWTEHEKEIFKDKYFQHPKNFGLIASYLERKCVEDCVLYYYLTKKNHNYKTLVRRNYGRRRGRNQHITRPSQEEKSDDKNEEDKSEKAEKKEDEEKKDEEEKDEKEDSREIGKDKEKCDGGEDEDGKQQNTPRRKTANSQGRRKGRITTRSMANEAATVAAEETPPPAPESTLPDPTHLPKADPAQKAMKDPSKTPLSAMDANKASAGETGETSRWTEEEMEVAKKGLVEHGRNWTAIAEMVGTKSEAQCKNFYFNYKRRHNLDNLLQQHKQDTRRTRADRSQGEGLATASPDDDEDNADDSEGGDNSSDTESAPSPSQADSSKTADSKRADSAAGEGHCSDQDKAQASNGKAPEHSFGELCVKEEKSPESETGSHEEKAKMAPYAASVHPKTEPQDVDMKTGEVQVKVEPEMKEKGEKGDHGEMQRDLHSDNDSSATCSADEDVDAEPERQRIFSMEKSSMIGPAGTVLVSPPKPAHQLTIQQLQQRAAAIPPMLPGHFSPGGIPISGLAMFQHQIKAVHESAHQEEKQRQDQGDLERRPAFNTRSPTVIDRDGKLLSYMPYDMKLALDQEALSGRPGSPYRLSPRELSKASLQTDPNAPNASRYSVPPVLHPSPNQLVQTLPDGGRVTFSRPSRPPNIPSPPPLIPTTKPTDKPSFIHGGSILQGTPGTYLPPHTVYGPEGTKSTVGSISLGLPRQQDPSKSGAAIPSIHDGRGNPTKASEGLAFRGSNTHSTPALPQSSIAADLLKSTITKLATEDMNIPDKARGEQLAKGHVIYEGKSGHILSFDAIKNPRENTRSPRTGHEMKRTYDMMEGPMSRAHTGREGAAFEGLFSRALPRDGIHGDPKERPLITGSIIHGTPRTAAETYEDAMKYGKQIKQESPPIRSFEGGISKGKPYEGVNTIKEMGRSIHEIPRQDQSGQDICKTPDMSDRRVLDGAMSQIHPLNQSTIKHNVKSLITSPSKLPHNMPQLEAMERAKYEDSKPVRHSVVNSTSVLRSTHQEASKSQLSPGMYEDANARRTPVNYSTNPASRGSPMLGRASEGGMSSAKSAAHERKTNMTPTQRESVPAKSPVSSGDPVPSHSPFDPHHRPVVPGEVYRAHLPPHLDPTLAFHRVLDPAFMFSRQPSPSNYHNTYQLYTMENTRQTILNDYITSQQMQVIPRPDMTRGLSPREQTVAMPYAAGGRGIIDLAQMPPTILLPHPGGTGTPTLEHIAYLPGAQSPFPPRAFNPTSISPGHPVHIAAAASAERERERDRERDRERDREQQEKEREKEQREREREMRERERERDRERSNEYIRAGVVEQPGRPGSQGYLHSTSPSLRTQDVVVQQRPSIFQGKSVITSLMPHSAAATSTAQSSSRYSTAADALAALVDAAASAPQMDVSKVKENKHERDDDMHSAAAMRRGSSIPEQQQQEAERRSVQSPYGAMSLPGGKPHSAYSEGPGAGTKDKGPQTSKSRIEEELRTRGKTTITAASFIDVIITRQIASDKDSRERGSQSSDSSSSLSSSRYDNTAGGAIEVISPATSPVQLQQDKPEDGQQQAAAAGMRAYDMSRYRPSAEPQTSSQQPPPSQAESYSQMSKTHHKTMTLADHISHIITQDFARNQDPVPVSSSSATFQSIVPPVSSSGRAKVPSRYSPENQVQALHHQRPSSRVSPENASDKPRARPGKSPERGGRPMENYEPISPPQSYQGMDKQEPVGPPPQRREAESEIRNDSRSPGSVGYLPSFFTKLENTSPMVKSKKQEIFRNAQPGTEIFNLPAVTSSSSINHRNPSFSDPASNLGLEDIIRKALMGNLEERPEEHQGGVGDGRQEANPSPSMGKQKQGKANSRKSKSPNPGQAYAGGERPSSVSSVHSEGDYHRQAQAQPQWSWDDRPSSTGSMQFPYNPLTMRILSSTPPTSIASPSIQSQQLQQQQQQQQQPAAGAPVAQQRVWQSLLSEQYETLSDSDD, from the exons ATGTCGAGTAGCTCGGGCTACCCCCCCAGCCAGGGGAGCTTCAGCAGCGAGCAGAGCAGATATCCATCGCATTCTGTCCAGTACACATTTTCTGGCACACGGCACCAACAG GATTTCGCCATGCCAGACTATCGGACTCATATGCAGGATCCACAGGGTCGGAGAAGACCCTCGTTATTGTCTGAATTCCACCCTGGAACTGAAAG GCCTCCAGAGAGGCGCCATGGTTACGAACAGCAGTATCACTCCATCTCAGGCCAGCCTGAGCATGAGGTGCTGGAGGCCAAGCGACCTCGCATGGAGACTATTGCTGAGGGCCACATCACCCGCACCCCTTCCTCTGCTGGGGGTATTATTTTGCCCATGTCCCATACAGTACAGGACAGCCTAAGGGCCACTGTGGAGGTAAAAAAG GAGTCTCAGTTCGGTGTCAAAATGGAGTCACAGTCCTCAGGAGGACCCACACTCCACATGGGGGAAGATCAGGACACGTCTCCTTCCAAACTTTCCAAAGAGGAGCTGATCCAGAGTATGGACCGTGTGGACAGAGAGATTGCTAAAGTGGAGCAGCAGATATTCAAGCTGAAGAAAAAACAG CAACAactggaggaggaagcagcaaaGCCGATGGAGCCAGAAAAGCCTGTGACCCCTCCACCAGTGGAGCACAAGCACCGCAGCATAGTCCAGATCATCTACGATGAGAACAGG AAAAAAGCAGAAGAGGCCCATAAAATACTGGAAGGTCTTGGTCCCAAAGTTGAGCTG cctctGTACAATCAGCCATCAGACACAAAGGTGTACCATGACAACATCAAAAC CAACCAAGTCATGAGGAAGaagctgattttgttttttaagaggAGGAATCATGCTCGTAAACAAAGG GAACAAAAGATCTGCCAGCGTTACGACCAGCTGATGGAAGCTTGGGAGAAGAAGGTAGAACGAATGGAGAACAATCCCAGACGCAAAGCCAAGGAGAGCCGGACACGGGAGTACTATGAAAGACAATTCCCTGAGATCCGcaagcagagagagcagcaggagcGCTTCCACAG GGTTGGACAGCGTGGAACAGGCCTTTCTGCAACAATCGCAAGAAGCGAGCATGAAATTTCTGAAATCATTGATGGCCTTTCTGAGCAGGAG AACAATGAGAAACAAATGAGACAGCTCTCAGTCATCCCTCCTATGATGTATGACACGGAGCAGAGGCGAGTCAAGTTTATCAACATGAACGGCCTGATGGACGACCCAATGAAAGTGTACAAAGCCCGGCAGTTCATGAATGTCTGGACCGAACATGAAAAGGAAATATTCAAGGACAA GTATTTCCAACACCCCAAGAACTTTGGCCTGATTGCCTCCTACCTAGAGAGAAAG TGTGTTGAGGACTGCGTCTTATACTACTATTTAACCAAGAAGAACCACAACTATAAGACACTGGTGAGGCGGAATTATGGAAGACGGAGAGGAAGGAACCAG CACATTACACGTCCCTCACAAGAAGAGAAGTCAGACGACAAAAACGAGGAAGACAAATCTGAGAAGGCTGAGAAAAAAGAGGACGAGGAAAAGAAGGACGAGGAAGAGAAAGATGAAAAGGAGGATTCTAG GGAAATTGGCAAGGACAAAGAAAAGTGTGACGGTGGGGAGGACGAGGACGGAAAGCAGCAAAACACACCACGCAGGAAAACTGCCAACAGCCAGGGCCGCCGCAAGGGAAGGATCACCACACGCTCTATGGCCAATGAGGCTGCAACTGTGGCAGCTGAGGAAACACCTCCCCCTGCCCCTGAGTCTACCTTGCCAGATCCAACGCATCTCCCTAAAGCTGATCCAGCACAGAAGGCCATGAAGGACCCTTCAAAAACCCCACTGTCTGCCATGGATGCCAACAAAG CTAGTGCTGGTGAAACCGGAGAAACTTCTCGCTGGAccgaggaggagatggaggttGCCAAAAAAG GGCTTGTTGAGCACGGGCGAAACTGGACGGCCATTGCCGAAATGGTGGGCACAAAAAGTGAGGCACAGTGCAAGAACTTCTATTTTAATTACAAGAGACGTCACAACCTGGACAACCTGCTCCAGCAGCATAAGCAG GATACAAGGCGAACCCGGGCTGATAGGTCTCAAGGTGAAGGTCTAGCCACAGCATCACccgatgatgatgaggacaacGCAGATGACAGTGAAG GTGGTGACAACAGCTCTGATACGGAGAGCGCCCCGTCCCCCTCTCAGGCTGACTCCTCAAAGACTGCTGACTCCAAGAGGGCAGACAGTGCTGCAGGAGAAGGTCATTGCTCTGACCAGGACAAAGCTCAAGCCAGTAATGGCAAGGCCCCGGAGCACTCATTTGGCGAACTCTGTGTCAAGGAAGAGAAGAGCCCAGAGAGTGAGACTGGATCACATGAGGAAAAGGCCAAAATGGCTCCCTATGCAGCCTCGGTGCATCCCAAAACTGAACCGCAGGATGTTGACATGAAGACTGGAGAAGTTCAGGTTAAGGTAGAGCCTGAGatgaaggagaaaggagaaaagggAGATCATGGTGAGATGCAGAGGGATCTTCATTCAGATAATGACTCCAGTGCCACCTGCAGTGCAGATGAGGATGTTGATGCAGAGCCTGAAAGACaaag AATATTCTCTATGGAAAAGTCTTCAATGATTGGCCCTGCAGGCACAGTGCTGGTGTCCCCACCCAAACCAGCCCACCAGCTCACcatccagcagctgcagcagagggcAGCTGCCATCCCACCCATG TTGCCCGGTCATTTTAGTCCTGGTGGCATACCCATCAGTGGACTTGCAATGTTTCAGCACCAGATCAAAGCGGTGCATGAGTCTGCTCACCAggaagagaagcagagacaagaTCAGGGAGATCTGGAACGTAGACCTGCCTTCAACACCCGCAGCCCCACTGTGATCGACAGAGATG GTAAGCTCTTATCCTACATGCCTTATGACATGAAGCTGGCTCTGGACCAGGAGGCCCTCTCTGGTCGGCCAGGCTCTCCCTACAGACTCTCTCCCAGGGAGCTGAGCAAGGCCTCACTCCAGACAGACCCCAACGCCCCCAATGCCTCCCGCTACAGTGTGCCGCCAG TCCTCCACCCTTCCCCCAACCAGCTGGTCCAGACTTTGCCAGATGGAGGCCGTGTGACATTCAGTCGACCCAGCCGACCTCCCAAcattccctctcctcctccactcattCCAACCACCAAGCCCACGGACAAACCCTCCTTCATCCATGGAGGCTCCATCTTGCAG GGAACTCCTGGCACGTACCTCCCACCCCACACTGTCTATGGGCCAGAGGGGACTAAGAGCACTGTGGGCTCCATCTCTCTGGGTCTTCCTCGGCAGCAGGATCCCAGCAAATCTG GAGCTGCAATTCCATCTATACACGATGGTAGAGGCAACCCAACAAAAGCGAGCGAGGGTCTGGCTTTTAGAGGATCAAATACTCAT AGCACGCCAGCCCTGCCTCAGTCCAGCATTGCTGCTGACCTTCTGAAGAGCACAATCACAAAGCTAGCCACAGAGGACATGAACATACCAGACAAGGCAAGAGGTGAACAGCTGGCTAAAGGTCATGTCATCTATGAAGGAAAGAGTGGTCACATCCTCTCTTTTGACG CTATCAAGAACCCCAGGGAAAACACCCGCAGCCCCAGAACAGGCCATGAGATGAAACGCACTTACGACATGATGGAAGGACCCATGAGCAGGGCACACACTGGCAGGGAAGGTGCTGCATTCGAAG GGTTATTTAGCAGAGCTTTGCCCAGAGACGGTATCCATGGAGATCCTAAGGAAAGACCGCTGATCACTGGATCCATCATACACG GAACACCAAGAACTGCTGCTGAGACTTACGAAGATGCCATGAAATATGGGAAGCAGATAAAGCAAGAGAGCCCACCCATCCGGTCGTTTGAAGGTGGTATTAGCAAAGGCAAGCCCTATGAGGGAGTGAATACTATCAAAGAGATGGGACGCTCGATTCACGAAATCCCCCGGCAGGACCAGTCTGGCCAAGACATCTGCAAGACCCCAGACATGTCAGACAGGAGAGTTTTGGACGGTGCCATGTCTCAG ATCCACCCTCTCAACCAGTCGACTATCAAGCACAATGTCAAGTCCCTCATCACCAGCCCATCCAAGCTTCCCCACAACATGCCCCAGCTCGAGGCCATGGAGCGGGCTAAGTATGAGGACAGCAAGCCAGTACGCCACAGTGTGGTCAACTCTACCTCTGTCCTGCGCTCCACACACCAGGAGGCTAGCAAATCCCAGCTTAGCCCGGGCATGTACGAGGATGCCAATGCTCGCAGGACACCCGTCAACTACAGCACAAATCCAGCATCCAGAGGTTCACCCATGCTGGGACGTGCTTCAGAGG GTGGTATGAGCTCAGCGAAATCTGCGGCACATGAAAGAAAGACTAACATGACCCCAACACAGAGGGAAAGTGTTCCTGCAAAGTCCCCAGTATCAAGTGGTGACCCTGTCCCCTCTCACAGCCCCTTCGACCCCCACCACAGGCCTGTTGTTCCAGGGGAAGTATACCGAGCCCACCTGCCTCCACATCTTGACCCCACCCTGGCCTTCCACAGAGTGCTGGACCCAG CATTTATGTTCTCCAGGCAGCCGTCCCCATCAAACTACCACAACACTTACCAGCTGTACACCATGGAGAACACACGGCAGACCATCCTCAACGATTATATCACATCCCAGCAGATGCAAGTCATTCCCCGGCCCGACATGACCCGGGGATTATCACCACGGGAACAAACCGTCGCTATGCCTTACGCAGCTGGAGGACGAG GGATTATTGATCTAGCCCAGATGCCTCCAACTATCCTGTTGCCTCACCCTGGGGGAACAGGTACTCCCACTTTGGAACACATCGCCTACCTCCCTGGAGCTCAGTCCCCTTTCCCTCCTAGGGCTTTCAACCCAACCTCCATATCGCCAG GCCATCCAGTCCACATTGCAGCTGCTGCCAGTGCAGAGAGGGAGCGGGAGCGTGACCGGGAGCGTGACCGGGAGCGTGACCGAGAGCaacaagaaaaagagagggaaaaggagCAGCGGGAAAGGGAACGGGAAATGCGAGAGCGAGAACGAGAGCGGGACCGAGAGCGAAGCAATGAATATATAcgtgcag GTGTAGTAGAGCAGCCAGGGCGACCAGGGAGTCAAGGTTATCTGCACTCTACTTCTCCCTCGCTCAGGACACAGGACGTGGTGGTTCAACAGCGACCGAGTATTTTCCAGGGCAAGAGTGTCATCACTTCCCTAAT GCCCCATTCTGCAGCAGCAACTTCAACAGCACAGAGTAGCTCTCGCTACAGCACTGCTGCGGATGCTCTGGCTGCGCTGGTGGATGCTGCAGCCTCTGCCCCACAGATGGATGTGTCCAAGGTGAAGGAGAACAAACATGAACGGGATGACGACATGCATTCAGCGGCTGCAATGCGGCGAGGTTCCAGCATCCCCgaacagcaacaacaggagGCAGAAAGGCGATCCGTGCAGTCACCATATGGTGCCATGTCTCTGCCAGGAGGTAAGCCCCATTCAGCTTACTCCGAAGGCCCTGGCGCTGGGACTAAAGATAAAGGACCTCAAACTTCAAAGTCCCGCATTGAAGAGGAGCTTCGAACCCGTGGAAAGACAACGATCACAGCTGCCAGCTTCATCGACGTCATTATCACGCGGCAGATAGCCTCTGACAAAGACTCACGAGAGCGAGGCTCTCAGAGCTCTGACTCCTCTAGCAGCT TGTCATCTAGTCGATATGACAATACAGCTGGAGGAGCCATTGAGGTGATCAGTCCGGCTACTTCCCCAGTCCAACTCCAGCAGGACAAACCGGAAGATGGGCAACAACAGGCAGCAG CAGCTGGCATGCGGGCCTATGATATGAGTCGTTATCGGCCATCAGCAGAGCCACAGACCAGTTCCCAACAGCCTCCTCCCTCCCAGGCAGAAAGCTACTCTCAGATGTCCAAGACTCATCACAAAACCATGACCTTAGCCGACCACATTTCG CATATCATAACCCAAGACTTTGCCCGGAATCAGGACCCTGTCCCAGTCTCTTCCTCATCTGCAACATTCCAGAGCATTGTGCCACCTGTGTCATCTTCAGGTCGGGCCAAGGTGCCCAGTCGCTACAGTCCTGAGAACCAGGTCCAAGCCCTGCACCACCAGAGACCCTCCAGTAGAGTTTCGCCAGAAAATGCTTCTGACAAACCCAGAGCCAG GCCTGGTAAGTCTCCAGAGCGAGGAGGCAGGCCGATGGAGAACTATGAACCCATTTCTCCTCCACAAAGCTACCAGGGCATGGACAAACAGGAACCTGTTGGGCCTCCTCCTCAGAGGCGAGAGGCTGAATCTGAAATCAG